The genomic stretch taacttcaaaacatccaataaaggttcttcaacttgggtctcatgatctttaccttgtgttgattcattagtttcttgaacttcattaagttctatttctccattataatttccttctaaaagaaattccctttTTAAAAAGGTTGCTCCTATTTCCACAAATACTTTATGGtcagaagggtgatagaaataatatcccattgttttcttgggatacccaatgaacctacacttatcagatcttgagtcaagtttatcagactgtagtctcttaacataagctggacaaccccaaactttaatatgtttaaggttaggcttacatcctttccatatctcatatggtgttgtagagactgacttagtggaaactttattaagtaagtatgttgctgcttccaaagcatatccccataaatttattggaagatcacTGAACCtcatcatagatctcaccatatctaataaggttcgatttctcctttcagatacaccattgtgttgtggtgttcctAGAGGTGTCCACTGTGAGAGAATCTCATTCTCTTTGAGATATCTGGTAAAATCTTCACTAAAATATTCTCCACATCTATCAGACCTTAGTATTTTGATACTTTTACCATTCTTcttctcaacttcactacggaaccttttgaacatttcaaaagattcagacttctgtttcataagatacacaaatctatatcttgacatatcatcagtgaaggtgatgaagtaagaatatccacctctagcttgaatttcatgggcccacaaacatctgtatgaattagtcccaataattcagaagGTCCTTCTCCAAttccagtaaatggagatttggtcatttttcctttgagacaagattcacaagttggatatgattcaaaatcatacttgtcaaggtacccttctttgtacaacttgttaattcttttctctccaatatgaccaagcctacaatgtCAAAGGTATATATGATTTACATGATCATAtcttttcctcttaagacttgaaacatgcataatcgaattagcattcacattaggtaagacataaacatcatgttggagatagccattcacatataaattatcaccaTAATTATAGAGCAAATACCATTCCCTATAATAATGCGAAAACCATGTTTGtctaacatagaagctgaaattatgttcgaaacaaatttaggaacgtaataacaatcatccaacataagtacttttcccgtaggcattattaaagaaattgatcctacagcTACGACCGCAATTTTTGCACCACttccaacttgtagattaacttctcATTTCTTTAGTTTCCTACTTATCTTGAACCCTTACAACATATTTTagatgttataaccactgccagTATCTAATACACACAGTGAACaattagtagtagctaaagaaaccttgaaaacatttttcattaatgctcactttgtttttgtcctttagagttgcaagatactccttgcAGCTTCTCTTCCAATGACCTTTCTTCTTACAGTGAAAACATTCAGCATCATATACTGACCGCAAGATCAAATCTTTAGAAAGCTCTTTACCAAGCTTGTCCCCCAACTTCTCGTGTTCTTCGATAAGAACAATCATATCATTGACAAGGGGTTCAACTGTGTATCAACCATCTTAttaagatattcaatgattgcagttgaatccatattctgatgtttccTATGGAGTTCAGAACTCGTAGAAGCGAGAATGATGTGTTTAATAGCAAGGCAGTTTTCCAAATGTTTTTGATAAACCTTGGTGCCTTGAACATCATTCTCTGGTGGGGTTATCTTTGCAGGCTTATCGATCACTTCAATGAGCTTTTCATACATGAGAAtaattctcaaatttctataccagtcatcaaagtttggtcctgccaacttgttggtctcaagtatttcacacagtgatataacagacatattgagaaatctaaaatatagaaaagaaaaggcaataatataagaacatatttgcatatatcataaagacatggactttatctaaatgatattttcactaattattttaaactatttaccctcattatagtttacgaaatctttatttctattagtggagtaaaggaatcctttaacaatatgtatgagcccttggaagtcaagtcgtttctcacatatattttaaaagtaggtactcttaccaactgtatccccatacaatttccttaaatagctctatgtcaaatagtccattggtagtcaggtcgatcctattggcatagttgagttcaacaatcatgatagcaaagaacttattaaattttatactccccgGGTAGTCCAGGCATCTAGtaaaaattgaataattctttcaatccatgCATCTAATACAAcaaataattttaacatattcttgaactataagtctcctggtagtcaggccgctccttataaacaagaaataagtaaaattatttactttgatggatggatctataataaaatatcttatattttattatttaagaactcaaattttagtaagagggaattgttactaaaacagtttttaataacatgaagatcaaatcttttatagcatgTGAAGTTAGTTCAAAttgtctacatgcttagtcctaaaataatttacatcacatgtaataaataattcaaaattatataaTGAACAAGCACGTGACATAAAAACGAAATTCAACATCTtctaacatgtttatcttatatatcacatatatcacAAAAAAATAATCCATGACagaatattattattaattaacatctcatgaactaataacaattaaaataacagtAGAATCTAATAACTTATTATAGGTTACAATCGTATCCAATACAAAATTTCAAACTCAAGTTACGAACTTCTCAATAGTTTAACTTATATGAATGCatattttattcacaataaaGTAATATCAATCCATATGTATTCAAACAATTTGACTATTGCACAAGacacatgtattatggtttgaactcttaaaatataatcttaaaatatttcgtaaataaaATTTAGACACAAGAAACCATGACTCTGATACCACtgaaggattgcgtataggtgttcgtaGCATACAGCGGAAGATAATAATAATCCTATGCAGATCTTTTcgtatttaaaatttatttacatgttaatagatcggatctaagacgtacctggtgaaaaAAATCTCGTTTCAAATTCTTCAATAGTGCGaggactctatgcgtatccacaccgagactgatccttgatatcaactctttgatcaatgaaacccgcgaacaaattgaacgaaaaaCTTGTGCTGAAAAGTTTCTCAAAACTCCAGCAAATAATGCGAcaagaaaattaattttcttgTCAAGAAAATATCTCTTAGTTTTTAGTTTCTTCAAACAACTCCTTTTAATCACACACTTTCACAAAGTGTATTTTTCCTAGACCACCTGCGACACTTTTTCACTACTCCTTTTATAACATTACCTAAACCTTTTCCTATTAGTTAAGGTAGTCAATTACCTTGGCTACAAGTCTAGTTCCAAAAATAGACTTTGTAAAAGGTTTTTATTGGAAATTTTTTATCTCATTCCTAATGGGATCATATGCACATCGGCGGCAGCTAGTCCTTTATGGACTTTAATATGTGAATCCAATTTCACATTGGATTTCGggaaaaatttaaaaatagccagatttgcaattggtcgttcaaaaatagcccaatttcaaaagtattcgaaatttagctacttttcatGTAATTTGAGTGAAAACACTATttaaaacccggaaaatacgtcagtatattatactggagttccagcataagtatgcctgaactccagcatattatactggagttccaggataagtatgctggagctccaacataatatgatggagtttcagcataagtatactagaactccaacatCATATACTGGAGTTCCACCAAGTATAAttatccagtataatatactggagtttggagcactggtgctccaatttccagtatattatactggagtcagcaaagtataccggtccagcataatatgctagagttcatacacaggtgcaccaaacttcagtatattatgctggatcgatctttgttgcagcaaaatagtggttatttttcattgacttcgtaaacgctgtatatttttgaatgactagtacgaaaactggctataccgtgctaatcataaaaatagcacggtatagccagttttcggattggtcattcaaaaatagccagcatttacgaagtcaataaaaaatagccactattttgctgcaacagagaccggtccagcataatatactggagttcggtgcacctgtgtttgaactccagcatattatattggcccggtatactttgctgactccagtataatatactggagactggagcaccggtgctccaaactccagtatattatacttgacaattatacttgctggaactccagtatattatgctggggTTCTAGTGtatttatgctggaactccatcatattatgttggagttccagcatacttatcctggaactccagtataatatgctggagttcaagcatacttatgctggaactccagtataatatactggcatatttttcgggttttgaacagtgttttcgctcagatttatctttacataaaaagtggctaaatttcgattacttttgaaactggactatttttgaacgaccagttgtaaatctggctattgtTGAGTTTCTCCCTTGGATTTCACAAATAAGTTTCCATCAACTTTTTATTAACAATTTATTCATATTTCATATACATTCTTATATgaaatattaattatatatatcacatatatatttcaactaagagatataatttatttttctatccaaatagaaaacttcaatttgttcacaatattaattatatcctctgtgctagcaaagaatataataatattttatttggactaataatttatttatttgactaattaaattctttaatttaattatcaaatactaaagtaattaatcctttagcaaagatcagaacactcgttagtgtgcggccccataggttcaatactgagctggtagtaaattgatcacatcaatatactaatcaagggtggcgtctagcaacactccttaacgaccggatagcatgaagtatacaatttactctcaagaaccagtagaagaataatatagtaattccttctgtccttatagctctagatcaccctaggatatggttcaactatcaaatcctaataggcgaccaactatgtgttcatgtctaatataatcgaccattgaatgacctaagaaactctttccttctttcattcaattgccctagccaatgtcttaatttggtcgtttataattcatgataacatggagcttaaactcattaccaagagttgacagattccatcttgatcaatcactaagtCTACAAGTATTCAATCGTATCCagtatcctttcaactatcgccctagggccataggtgtctagtattaaAGCACAACAAATAACTTGTTAATTACCATgatgatctcaggtcaaaggaaattcTTGCATCatattcttcaagagaatatcctattgacagtttatggtaattctaaccattaggaattatccaatgagtcagttcaatgatcatatctatATGCATCAtatatctatgtgatttagttaatgagatcaactaatctttatcccataaagacgatcacataaatattgatctaatcagattactaatgtccaaattaataatcctacgatcaagaaccaatttatattaaattgtaagagactttgctcttattatcatgatctctatcatgatgacaagtctcaaaatttaatcaaggaccttatcaaattaatcaaataattaataataactatgataaaagaatgccatatatttttatatcgaATAACGtttacaaaaatatgttcaaatcatcaaatatgaaaTTGGATCTATGGCATATCTACTATATTCCTAACCGTCATTTGTGAGGGGCCATTTTAACGATTTTTTTTAGAGGAAAACAGAGTACTCGCTTCTTGGGTTGCTACTTGTTAGGCACAAACCAACGAACAACTAATTCAAGTTGTTAGTCTTCCTAATAGTGCGATTGCAATAGTGATAGAATGAATAGGGCTCTTTCATCTTTAATCAGAGAGATCTCAGTTTCGAACTCCGAACATAAAATTATAGTTGTCGTGACATTCATTGCCACCACCGGAATGATCCTCTATGTGAATTGTGAGTCTCTTAGGTTTAAAAATGTTTAGGATTGTAACTAGGATTAAGGTTTTTAAATGTAATTACTCACTATTCACATAATTAATTAGTAGGAGTAATTTTTTAAAAGGTAAAGTTGAAACGAAGAGATGGGGTTGTTGGTTGTGAGAAGGGGCGAGGTGATTGATAAGGTTAATGAGATTACACTCCTAACTTCCTCGGAGGATAATCTACTAAGCTAATTATTCCACGACCAGACTCTAATCTAAACCTTCAAAAGCAAACCAAAGAGAATAGTTCTGCCGAATTAAAGCAGAGCCAATATTGTTCAACTACATTTTTTCGTCGAAAATTTATACTGtatagttaaataaaataaaaattatatatatacgtTGTATGTTAAATTTCTTTACTCATatatactcttttttttttctttagtgaAATTCTAGTTCAGTCTCTGTCTCGCCCAATTAATGCACAATAAATAATGTATTGTATAGTGTATTTTAATGTTTCTAGAAAACCATCTTATTTCTCGCATAAGTTTTGGAAGACATTTGATGCTAATACCATTTCATGCATTACGAAAACTAATATCATTGAGTAGATCCAATGCTATCATCCGTTTTAATTACTTGACCCTTCAAAAGCATTGGTTAAAAGATTTTGGCAGTCGTAGCTTTTCTATCACTTTTGTTAGCTTATTTTTACTTACTGTAAAACACTAATTAATGCCAACCCATGGCAAAGACAAATGCGAAAAAGAATATCTTATCAAATGTATTGAACCCTACCAAGTACAACGTGACTATGTTTGCATTTTCTTTTTCGTCTCATGTTTAGCTGTTTGTATAGTTTAAACGTGCTTCCTCTCACCATTACAGTATCAACCAAGCTATAAATAAAGTAATTTAAAGATTCTAAGtatttaaaaaaagaagataaaacataaaaataataataaatagaaaAGGGTTGACGAGCGAAAAACACAACACAAAATTGATGCTCGCTAATCAAAGATAGTATAGTAAAATATCGTCTTCACAGTGATTGGATTTAAACAATATTCGAATAATTTCTGGGTTAATTGCTATTCAGTATTCAGGAGGATTAacacttgagtcaaatgattatGAACTACATTTAACTACTAAAATAAAGTAATTGACAATTGACAACAAGGAATTAGAGATTCGCAGAGTTGGTTTCTTATCAACGTGAGGAATAAGGGTTTTGACATAATAGGTGCAAGGTTGTTATTGTGTATATGATATTGTTATATTTCACTCTTGAGGTTCTATCAATTCTCACAAATTCAATAGGTGATTAGCTTATGCTTCCGATTCAatctcctctctcgattaaatctAAATCTTTGAAATAAACTAATGTGAGGTGCGATGAAACTTGCAAGAATCTATTGGTAAGAATGGTCTAAGAGAAACTTCTCTCGAATATTTCTCAATCTTAATTTAAGGGGTAGATCACAAAACTCATTCGGTTACTTTAAGGAATACCAAAATAAATTAAGGCATGCATTACAATAATATTCAATATTATGCTTCTCTTTCGATTAAACGAGATAATGAATAAAATCACAACTAGAGTTAAATCTCTTCCAATAGATTCAAGCAATTAACTAGTAATCAAATCCATAAACAATAACCAAGTCACCAAATCATGTCAAACCCTAAGGTAAACTACTCCATAATTACGGAGGAAGTCATCACAAAAAAAGTTAAAGAATAAGAAAGTGTCAATCTAATATTACAATCCAAAACTCCCGTATTTAATTGTTGGAAAGATAATAAAATCATGTGTCTTGTAGACTTTAATGCTCTCCCAAAGCTTCCAAGGTCAAAAGTCCCTTTAAATATATCTTTTTGGTGTATTTATACCTTGTAGGAGTGAGCCCAGGCGAAATTATCTTTTCCAAGCTGAAATAAGAAAATACTCTAAAAAAATCACACAGGCATGCCTCCCCATGCACCGCCTCATGCGGGGCGCTAGTGGAAAAGTTTAGAGAGCAACTTCTGACGGACAGCAGCAAAAAGCACTGTCGCGCCGCATGGAGCAGCGCGGCAgtgtaagttttatagagcaccCCGTTTCTTCACGTTTGGACATTTAGATGTGGCTCTCGACCCTCGAACGACAATCCCCATTTAATCCTTTGGGAttttactcaaacttcaaagATCCAACTTGTTTGATTTTGCTCTCGAATATCTTTTAACTCGAGATCACTTCCTGCAACGTATAAAATACATAATAAGTACATTACactatgtcacgacccgaatttcccaccttcAAGGCCGTGATGGCACATAACATTTAActcactaggcaagccaacgtcaCAGTTTATtacacctttttcctttatcttttagaTATAAGTGACAACACAAGATGAATTAACagaaataaatgcggaagaacaATTTAAAAGCTTAACTTGAACATTAACAGAATCCGAAATAACATCTACCTAGAactggagtcacaattcacgaactgtCTACGATTACTACAAATAATGATCtgaaagaaaatatacatctgtTTCGAAGGAAAAGTAAAAACAGAATACagtaaagatagaaggggacgccagggcctgcggacgcttgcaggactaccttgggtctcctgaacTGAAGGTAGCACCCTCGCTCTCGAATCAACCACTAGCTCCAAAAGCTACACAGGAAGTGAAGAgtacagtatcagtacaaccgaccccatgtattggttagtgtcgagcctaacatcgacaaagtagtgacgaggctacggcggggAATACAACCTACAACAGTTTATACTAAACGGAAAGGAAATATAGAATGTACATAAATAATAATTGACAGTAAATAAATCTGGAATCCAACTGTACCACTACTActtttcagctataaccaatccttaggaGTTTTTCAATATCTTAGTAATAGACTTTCAACATAAACACATGCTCAGAAACATAACTGATgtggcgcgcatcccgatcctaCCATATAAACGACAGTAGTATCACAAATCCAACAATAACAGTATCaatattcaacaacaacaatatcaacattctcccttattcctccttattgcggcgcacaacccgatctcacctatcctcccttattactccttgttgtggtgtacaacccgatcccaacatataaatatatcaacatcaatcacaaagAGAAAATACCAAGAATTTCACAAGTTGACTCAATTTTCACATTTCTACACTTCAACTCGAATAAAGGGGTTATCACTACGATTACGGACTTCACCCACGAAGGCTAAATAGCAAGACCAACCAAAGTGCATCATAAGGCACCAACAACTCAACACAAGCTAATAATAACTAAACGGACCCATGAAACAATTAGACACTCCAAGTACGAGGACAACAATTAATATAAAGCAATTAGGCATGGAGACATTTATGGCAAATAACAATTAAAGCGTAGAACAGTTAAGCAGGCAACAATTAAGATGAGGAATGATATAATAGGAAACGGGGAAGGGAAACAGCTAAACATGATAATtttggtggcgcataggtactcgtcaccacacctatacgccacacacatgaaatttcacatagcaaataagtcggggattcttattccctcaagtcaaggttagaccaaacacttaccccaAGCCAACGGATAATTCAACGCTCAaccaccgctttacctctcgattccaccaccaattcaatCGTATCTAACCATAATtaatttaataacatcaataaatgctaaataaaccaattctaatgcatgaatatgaaTTCTCAAATgtttcccccaaaaagtcaaaaatcaaccccgggcccgcttggtcaaaacccgaagttcgagccaaaacccaatcacccattcactcacgaactcaaatatgtaattagttttgaaatcggacctcaaatcaaggtccaaatctccaaaatttgaaaatcctaacttctacccaaaaacacccaatttcccatgaaaaacccttgattttgagatAAAATCATGTAGAAAGATgctatagattgaagaaaataagttagaaattacttactaatgatttggagaagaatctttctttggaaaatcgcccaaaagagtttagggtttgaaagaaTTTGAAAAATGGATAAAATCCCGTAAAAAATCCCACTTATCAGGTGCAGATGTCGTAATTATGaccaagggttcgcaattgcgaaccctgagaATTTTtgctaccttcgcatttgcaaagaaatcgtcgcatttgcgactgctAGGAATTTCTGAGAACTTCGTAATTGCGAAGAAATGCTCGCAAATACGAACAAGGCTGGCCAAGGCATTTTTCGCAATTGCTATCAGCTcctcgcaattgccaagcctgtTGGTCTCACAATTGCGGGGCCAGGCGAAATTACCTTTTCCAAGCTGAAACAAGAAAATACTCTAAGAAAATAACACGGGCGCGCCACCTCATGCAGGGTGCT from Nicotiana sylvestris chromosome 12, ASM39365v2, whole genome shotgun sequence encodes the following:
- the LOC138883870 gene encoding uncharacterized protein yields the protein MIVLIEEHEKLGDKLGKELSKDLILRSVYDAECFHCKKKGHWKRSCKELGHIGEKRINKLYKEGYLDKYDFESYPTCESCLKGKMTKSPFTGIGEGPSELLGLIHTDKSESFEMFKRFRSEVEKKNGKSIKILRSDRCGEYFSEDFTRYLKENEILSQWTPLGTPQHNGVSERRNRTLLDMVSGSTIIFLVLYADDILLIENDIPALQNTKIWLSEQFSMKDLGEAAYILRIKIYRDRSMKLLRLSQSLYIDTILKRYNMDNSKRGYLPIGTGITLSREDCPKTSEEKERISRIPYASAVGDIMYTMTCTRPDVAYALGVTSRYPIQKVDGKENAPYPFTKALGAKEFDKRK